The following DNA comes from Mesoplodon densirostris isolate mMesDen1 chromosome 9, mMesDen1 primary haplotype, whole genome shotgun sequence.
AATGGGGTTTGTTCCATATTATAGTTACctaaacttttaaaatgcataatgtATAAATGATGTATAAAATTTTATACATGATAAAGTATATAATGATGAGTATGAAACTCTTTATCAGTTGTTAGCTCCTCAGAGACTTGCAAAAGTCttttactcctttttaaaaatcatagtttATTACTTTTCTCTATTAACAGTAAGTTCTTGCCATATTGGTGACAAATTCCTGCTGAACCACAGTTCTGCACCCAAGGCCTCATTCAATAAAAGTTAAATCGGATCAAATCACTAGATGCCTTCTTAAATGAGAGCTTGTCATTCTGGTAACACTTTGGCGTTTCAAACTTTTCTTTGCTTACCAAGTAAACGTTGGTTTCAGTAAGCTCATACCCAAGATGAAAGAATATTAGATTTGAATTGAgtagctttgtgtgtgtgtgtgtgtatacatatatatacatacacacacaatacatcaatatctatacatatatccttCACTTCTGTTTAAAAACTTGATTCTCATACCTCAAAGagtgataaaaataattacaaagctTGATAAAAATGATTACATAAATGACTCATTACAAATATGGAAAAACGACAAAGTATTTACGTCTGCATTTTGTACAAAAAACACCAGTTGCAATTATTTTCATATAGAGGACACTTTTaggcattttaaaaatgggaGGGTCAGAGCAGGCTGTCCACTGGGTATCCAGACCATGCTTTGCTACCAAGACACCACATTACAGTTACGAATGGAGTGAGAATTTTATTAATTGCCATTTTAGAGAAATTACAGGATTTTAAAACAGCAGGTACCCTCGAGATTTGATACCAAAATCCCAGGTAAGGAAACTAAAGttcaaaaaggtaaaataatttgCTTATTACACGTAACTTAGTTTTGGTCCCAGACCTAGACCTCAGGCCTCCTGAATCGGGTGCTTTCTCTGCACCACAGTTTTTGCCCTACAACTGAAGATCAGGCTGGATTATCCTTAGTTCTATCAACTCTGTGCTTTCTCCACACTCAGAGTGTTTAAATGGGATAGATCTAATTCAGATCAAGTTGGCTTCTGCCTCCTCGGTTCTTCTGTTTTCAGTCTTTTATCATCAGTATTGGTGAGCTTCTATTTAAACGACACACTCGGAGTAACACCAAGGAGGAAGTTGACACCCACCCAAACTAAATGACTCGGGACACAGGACCGAGccactcccagccccagctgGAAAAAGGTGAAGTAGACCCATGGTCGAGTCCGGCGTCCGAGGGCCACGTGCGGCAGGAGGGGCCGCCTTCTGGTTGGCGCTCCGAGGGGCTCGGTCCCTCCAATCGGCGTAGGTCCTGCGCTGGAGAGGGGGCGCGCGCCCTGCATGAGAGGGCGGGGCCAGCGACCTGTCCATCACCGATTCCGCGGGTGGCAGCACCTACCACACCAAGGCACCTAGGCGAGACAAGGCCGAAGCGGGAAGGCCGCGGCTGGGGGAGGCGGGGCCAGGCTGGCGGGAGCCAATCCGCAGGGCGGCGCCAGGGGGCGGGGTCACCGCGCGCGACCCAAACACTCGGGCCCTGGCGCATCCCGGAGCAGCGCAGCTTCTCCGCCTTCCGGTGAGAGGGCCGCAGAACCTCTTCCCCTCCTGGGCACCCCTACCTTCGTGGCCCacctcccccccccgcccctcctTCACCGGGGGAGCGCGGTGACGGTTGCCGGGAAGCACGcgctgcccctccctcccctcctgcgTCCTCCCCTCACGCGCCACCCGTTTTTCCTCCTTCTCCGTTAATAACAgctgggtggctgggggaggagggaaggtggCCTTGGCTGAGTCTGGGCGGGCGCCTCCCACTCACCCGCGAGCCGCCGTGGGAGCAGGAGGATGGCGGCGGTAGCGGCGGCCGCCCGGGAGGAGGCGGTGCCGAGGCTCCCGGCGCAGAGCGCGGCGGCGGCAGAGAGCGGCAGCGGCCCGTCGCGGCGCACCAGAACCGAAAGCAGCGGCAGCTGCGCAGCCACCTGAGCCGCCCCTCCCGCCGGAGCCAACGAGCGGCGCCCACGGGAGCCGGGACCTCCTTCCTCTCCGCGTCTCCTCGTCTCCCGCGCCCCCTGTCAGGCAGCAGGTCTCGCCTGCCAACCCCGAGAAGAGCGCGCCGGGCGCAGACCGCCCCTCGGGGCGCCGGGCTGCGGCCCTGGACGTGCGGGCTTCTGTCTGCGCCGGCCTCGGCGCCTCGACCCTGCCCTCTCGCTCACGCGCTCGCTCCCCCACTCCCGGCGCCCCGGGCGCTGCGCGCGGGCCCGGCCCGGGACAGGGCGGACATGGGCGCCAAGCAGAGCGGCCCGGCCGCTGCTAACGGCCGCACCCGCGCGTACTCGGGCTCGGATTTACCTTCCAGCAGCAGCGGAGGGGCCAACGGGACCGCGGGCGGCGGGGCGCGAGCTGCGGCCGCCGGGAGGTTTCCGGCTCAGGTGCCCGGCGCGCACCAGCCCAGCGCCTCCGGTGGCGCCGCGGCGGCCTCGGCGGCCCCGCGCAGCCGCTCCCTAGGCGGGGCCGTGGGGACCGTGGCGTCGGGGGCCCGCGCGGCGCAGTCCACCTTCAGCATCCCCAACAGCAGCAGCGGCCCGTACGGCTCCCAGGACTCGGTTCACAGCAGCCCCGaggacggcggcggcggcggcagggaCCGGCCGGCGGGCGGGGGTCCCGGCGGCCCACGCCTGGTGATCGGCTCCTTACCAGCTCACCTCTCGCCGCACATGTTTGGAGGTATGGCCCCTTCCCTCCTTGGCTTCCGCGGGCGGCACGTGGGCCGTGGCTGCGCTTATTTTTAcccttctccttttctccttcagcttgGGCGCCGGGGGTTCGCCGCGCTGCCGGGCCGGGTCACCCCTCTTGAGGCAGGGAGCGGGGGGAGAGAGATCGCCTCTTAACCTCTGCAGCGCCGCTGCCGCGCGACCCttgtgtttggtttgttttttttttaacacagcgTTCACTCTCACCTCTTCGCGGCTCCTTAGTCCAGAAGGACCTTGTTTGCCCCCCGGAGGTGAAGGGagcaaatattgttttaaaaacaaaccgACACAACAGCCCTGGTGCTTGTGGGTTTTAGTAGCAGGAAGTCAGGAGAAGACCCGTTGCTAAATGTAGTTCTATCTGGTGACTCGAGTGGTGAGCAGTTTTTAAAGGCCA
Coding sequences within:
- the ZNRF2 gene encoding E3 ubiquitin-protein ligase ZNRF2: MGAKQSGPAAANGRTRAYSGSDLPSSSSGGANGTAGGGARAAAAGRFPAQVPGAHQPSASGGAAAASAAPRSRSLGGAVGTVASGARAAQSTFSIPNSSSGPYGSQDSVHSSPEDGGGGGRDRPAGGGPGGPRLVIGSLPAHLSPHMFGGFKCPVCSKFVPSDEMDLHLVMCLTKPRITYNEDVLSKDAGECAICLEELQQGDTIARLPCLCIYHKGCIDEWFEVNRSCPEHPSD